One Mesorhizobium sp. J428 DNA segment encodes these proteins:
- the pmtA gene encoding phospholipid N-methyltransferase PmtA, with protein MRSGSLKKSIGRKFDEELKFFRGWIDKPRAVGSIVPTSSVTARRMASVVNPDSGLPVLELGPGTGVITRAILARGVKPENLWSVEYSADFVEHLKEKLPGVNVIQGDAFNLDDTLPQKGMVFDSVISGVPLLNFPVEQRVRYIEDLLDRLPPGRPIVQLTYGPLSPVPPRRGNYTVEHFDFVVRNIPPTQLWIYRRGARA; from the coding sequence ATGCGATCGGGTAGCCTGAAGAAGAGCATCGGGCGGAAATTCGATGAGGAGCTGAAGTTCTTCCGCGGATGGATCGACAAGCCCCGGGCGGTCGGGTCCATCGTTCCCACCAGCTCGGTCACCGCGCGCCGTATGGCGTCCGTCGTCAATCCCGACTCCGGCCTTCCGGTTCTCGAACTCGGGCCGGGCACCGGAGTGATTACCCGCGCCATCCTTGCCCGCGGCGTCAAGCCCGAGAATCTCTGGTCGGTCGAGTATTCCGCCGATTTCGTCGAGCATCTGAAGGAGAAGCTGCCCGGCGTGAACGTGATCCAGGGCGACGCCTTCAACCTCGACGACACCTTGCCGCAAAAGGGAATGGTGTTCGATTCGGTCATCTCCGGCGTGCCGCTGCTCAACTTTCCCGTCGAGCAGCGCGTGCGCTACATCGAAGACCTTCTCGACCGGCTTCCCCCGGGGCGCCCGATCGTGCAGCTCACCTACGGCCCGCTCTCCCCGGTGCCGCCGAGGCGCGGCAACTACACCGTCGAGCATTTCGACTTCGTCGTCCGCAACATCCCGCCGACGCAGCTCTGGATCTACCGGCGCGGCGCGCGGGCGTAG
- a CDS encoding DUF1330 domain-containing protein: protein MAKGYWIARVDVHDPEGYKDYVTTAKPAFERFGARFLARGGAYTALEGQARGRNVVIEFESVDVAKACYDSPEYQAAAAIRQKYATAEMVIVEGV from the coding sequence ATGGCCAAGGGATACTGGATCGCGCGCGTCGATGTGCACGATCCCGAGGGTTACAAGGACTACGTCACGACCGCCAAGCCCGCCTTCGAACGCTTCGGCGCCAGGTTCCTGGCCCGCGGCGGCGCCTATACGGCGCTGGAAGGCCAGGCGCGCGGGCGCAACGTCGTCATCGAGTTCGAATCGGTTGATGTCGCAAAGGCCTGTTACGACTCGCCCGAATACCAGGCGGCAGCAGCGATCCGGCAGAAATACGCCACCGCCGAAATGGTCATCGTCGAGGGCGTTTGA
- a CDS encoding NADPH-dependent FMN reductase, producing the protein MTPKILVFAGSIRTGAYSGKTADVAQTELARQGAEVTRISLADYPLPIMDQDLEVEKGIPENAYKLGRLIAAHDAVLICTPEYNGSMPPLLKNTIDWVSRIRRDNGKPISIYPGKVVAICSSSDGHFAGIRSANHLRAVLSHIQMDVIAAQVSVPNAGEAFDADGNFKEERLRKGMTRLCAALITHARLHSSRMEP; encoded by the coding sequence ATGACGCCGAAAATCCTTGTCTTCGCCGGATCGATCCGCACGGGGGCCTACAGCGGCAAGACGGCCGACGTGGCGCAGACGGAGCTTGCCCGCCAGGGCGCCGAGGTCACGCGCATCTCGCTCGCCGACTATCCGCTGCCAATCATGGATCAGGACCTCGAAGTGGAGAAAGGCATCCCCGAAAATGCCTACAAGCTCGGCCGCCTGATCGCGGCGCATGACGCGGTGCTGATCTGCACGCCGGAATACAACGGCTCGATGCCGCCTCTGCTTAAGAATACGATCGACTGGGTCAGCCGGATACGCCGCGACAACGGCAAGCCGATCTCGATCTATCCAGGCAAGGTCGTCGCCATCTGCTCGTCCTCGGATGGGCATTTCGCCGGCATCCGCAGCGCCAACCACCTGCGCGCGGTCCTGTCGCATATCCAGATGGACGTCATCGCCGCGCAGGTCTCGGTGCCCAATGCAGGCGAGGCTTTCGATGCGGACGGCAATTTCAAGGAAGAGCGTTTGCGCAAGGGCATGACGCGGCTCTGCGCGGCGCTGATCACCCATGCCCGCCTGCACTCGTCGAGGATGGAGCCATGA
- the pyrF gene encoding orotidine-5'-phosphate decarboxylase, which translates to MNAIVRTSVRDRLIVGLDVPTVSDAEKVVAELGDAVSFYKIGYQLAFAGGLEFARDLAAEGKKVFLDMKLLDIDNTVAKGVENIARMGMSMLTLHAYPKAMRAAVEAAKGSGLCLLGVTVLTSMDEQDMIEAGYEYDPHTLVLRRAEQALAAGMGGIVCSAEEAAAVRRIVGPKLAVVTPGIRPAGADRGDQKRVMTPADALKAGASHLVVARPIVGAPDRRSAAEAILREMENQGGI; encoded by the coding sequence ATGAACGCGATCGTTCGCACCTCGGTTCGCGACCGGCTGATCGTCGGACTGGACGTCCCGACCGTGTCCGATGCGGAGAAGGTCGTCGCCGAACTCGGCGACGCCGTATCCTTCTACAAGATCGGCTACCAGCTCGCCTTCGCCGGCGGGCTCGAATTCGCCCGCGATCTTGCCGCCGAAGGCAAGAAGGTCTTCCTCGACATGAAGCTGCTCGACATCGACAACACGGTGGCGAAGGGCGTGGAGAATATTGCGCGAATGGGCATGTCGATGCTCACCCTGCATGCCTATCCCAAGGCGATGCGTGCGGCGGTGGAGGCGGCCAAGGGATCGGGGCTCTGCCTTTTGGGCGTGACTGTGCTCACCTCGATGGACGAGCAGGACATGATCGAGGCCGGCTACGAATATGACCCGCACACCCTCGTGCTGCGGCGCGCCGAACAGGCATTGGCGGCCGGCATGGGCGGCATCGTCTGCTCGGCCGAGGAGGCAGCCGCCGTGCGCCGCATCGTTGGCCCGAAGCTCGCGGTCGTGACCCCCGGCATACGCCCCGCCGGCGCGGATCGGGGCGACCAGAAGCGTGTGATGACGCCGGCCGATGCGCTCAAGGCCGGCGCGAGCCATCTCGTGGTGGCCCGGCCGATCGTCGGCGCGCCGGACCGGCGCTCGGCGGCGGAGGCCATCTTGCGGGAGATGGAAAACCAGGGAGGGATCTGA
- a CDS encoding 5-guanidino-2-oxopentanoate decarboxylase, which produces MARMTVGQVLIHLLEAHGVDTVFGIPGVHTIELYRGLAASRIRHVTPRHEQGAAFMADGYARASGRPGVAFVITGPGLTNALTPMAQARADSIPMLVVSGVNRLDTLGKGLGHLHELPDQRGLAEKVALLSFRVEDGAELPGVLAAAFELFATARPGPVHIEIPLDVMGLPAPDLPALPVAARPAPADPAAVARIAAGLAGAKHPLILAGGGAKAADAELRLLAERLDAPVVTTVNARGLLHRHPLAVHASPSLKSIRALLATADVVLAVGTEFGPTDYDMYADGGFVMPEMLFRIDIDTAQLSRRRAAIVALGDSAEVLSRLVLELGNGRASGVGSARAAVARDAAWNEIEPKMQAQVRAVEAIRDALPGALIVGDSTQPVYAANLYYDHDRPGGWFNAATGYGALGYGPAAAIGAAIARPDLPVVCLTGDGGFQFTLPEIAVAAETAAAVVFVVWNNRGYREIETSMRDAGVEPIGVSPAPPDFLRLAAAYGIPAERIVSVDELGPALRRAREAGGPRLVEIVVE; this is translated from the coding sequence ATGGCGAGGATGACCGTCGGTCAGGTCCTCATCCACCTGCTGGAAGCTCACGGTGTCGACACCGTCTTTGGCATTCCAGGTGTCCACACGATCGAACTCTATCGCGGCCTTGCCGCCTCGCGCATCCGCCACGTCACCCCGCGCCACGAGCAGGGCGCGGCCTTCATGGCAGACGGCTATGCCCGCGCATCGGGCCGGCCCGGCGTAGCCTTCGTCATCACCGGGCCGGGTCTCACCAACGCGCTGACGCCGATGGCGCAGGCGCGGGCGGATTCGATCCCTATGCTCGTCGTCTCCGGCGTCAACCGGCTGGATACGCTGGGCAAGGGTCTCGGCCACCTGCACGAACTGCCCGACCAGCGCGGGCTTGCCGAGAAGGTTGCACTGCTGTCCTTCCGCGTCGAGGACGGGGCGGAGTTGCCGGGCGTGCTTGCGGCCGCCTTCGAGCTTTTCGCGACCGCCCGGCCCGGCCCGGTCCACATCGAAATCCCGCTGGACGTGATGGGCCTGCCGGCGCCGGACCTGCCCGCGCTTCCGGTCGCTGCGCGGCCGGCGCCCGCCGATCCGGCCGCCGTGGCGCGGATCGCGGCCGGGCTCGCTGGCGCAAAGCACCCGCTGATCCTGGCTGGCGGTGGCGCGAAGGCGGCCGACGCGGAGCTCCGGCTGCTCGCCGAGCGGCTGGATGCGCCGGTCGTCACCACGGTCAACGCCCGCGGCCTTCTGCACCGCCATCCGCTGGCCGTCCACGCCAGCCCCAGCCTCAAGTCGATCCGCGCCCTGCTCGCCACGGCCGATGTGGTGCTGGCGGTCGGCACCGAGTTCGGCCCGACCGACTACGACATGTATGCCGACGGCGGCTTCGTCATGCCCGAGATGCTGTTTCGCATCGACATCGACACCGCACAGCTGTCGCGCCGGCGGGCCGCGATCGTCGCGTTGGGCGATTCGGCCGAGGTCCTGTCGCGCCTCGTGCTGGAACTCGGCAACGGACGCGCCTCTGGCGTCGGTTCCGCGCGGGCAGCCGTAGCCCGCGATGCCGCCTGGAACGAGATCGAACCGAAGATGCAGGCGCAGGTCCGCGCGGTCGAGGCGATCCGCGACGCGCTGCCGGGCGCCCTGATCGTCGGCGATTCCACCCAACCCGTCTATGCGGCGAACCTGTACTACGACCACGACCGGCCAGGCGGCTGGTTCAATGCGGCCACCGGCTATGGCGCGCTGGGATACGGTCCCGCCGCCGCGATCGGCGCGGCGATTGCACGGCCCGATCTCCCGGTCGTCTGTCTCACAGGCGACGGCGGCTTCCAGTTCACCCTGCCGGAAATCGCGGTCGCCGCGGAAACGGCGGCGGCGGTCGTCTTCGTCGTCTGGAACAATCGCGGCTACCGCGAGATCGAGACCTCGATGCGGGACGCCGGTGTCGAGCCCATCGGCGTTTCGCCTGCCCCGCCCGATTTCCTCAGGCTCGCCGCCGCCTACGGCATTCCGGCCGAACGGATCGTGTCCGTCGATGAGCTTGGGCCCGCGCTGCGCCGGGCGCGGGAGGCCGGCGGGCCGAGACTGGTGGAGATCGTGGTGGAATAA
- a CDS encoding GNAT family N-acetyltransferase, with amino-acid sequence MNIPGVLAIRRAVAGDVDAMLVISSRADRLFVDHGVPQIAALPPTPRGDFQRFVADNDAWLASWDAIPAGFAVAGQAAGEYWLKEIAVDPARARRGIGGSLLSTVLDHARAEGRSRVFLSTFRDVPFNRPFYERRGFAVIEPESAAPRLREQFLREVPPGVDPATRTLMVWNA; translated from the coding sequence TTGAACATCCCGGGCGTTCTCGCGATACGGCGCGCTGTCGCGGGCGACGTCGACGCGATGCTCGTGATCAGCAGCCGGGCCGACCGGCTCTTTGTCGATCATGGTGTTCCGCAGATCGCCGCGCTTCCGCCCACGCCGCGCGGCGACTTCCAGCGCTTCGTCGCGGACAATGACGCATGGCTTGCGAGCTGGGACGCCATTCCGGCGGGTTTCGCCGTGGCCGGTCAGGCCGCAGGCGAATACTGGCTCAAGGAAATCGCCGTGGATCCGGCGCGTGCACGGCGCGGCATCGGCGGCTCCCTGCTATCGACAGTGCTCGACCATGCGCGAGCCGAAGGCCGCAGCCGGGTCTTCCTCTCCACCTTCCGCGACGTGCCTTTCAACCGGCCTTTCTACGAGCGCCGCGGCTTCGCGGTGATCGAGCCCGAGTCGGCGGCTCCTAGGCTGCGCGAGCAGTTCCTGCGCGAGGTGCCGCCAGGCGTCGATCCGGCCACGCGAACCCTGATGGTCTGGAACGCGTGA
- the dnaJ gene encoding molecular chaperone DnaJ produces MKADFYETLGVAKGADEKELKAAFRKLAMQFHPDRNPGDDACEAKFKEINEAYETLKDPQKRAAYDRFGHAAFENGAGGMNGGFSGAGGFADIFEDIFGDMMGGRRRSSGGRERGADLRYNMEISLEEAFAGKTAQIRVPTSIQCSECSGSGAKPGTQPVTCAMCGGSGRVRASQGFFSIERTCPTCQGRGQTIKDPCGKCGGQGRVTEERSLSVNIPAGIEDGTRIRLANEGEAGARGGPAGDLYIFLSVKPHEFFQRDGADLYCKVPISMTTAALGGTFEVATLDGTQTRVKVTEGTQNGKQFRLKGKGMPVLRQPAVGDLYIQVAVETPQSLTKRQRELLEEFEQISSTENSPQSNGFFSRMKDFFESFGQ; encoded by the coding sequence ATGAAAGCGGACTTCTACGAGACTCTCGGCGTTGCCAAAGGAGCCGACGAGAAAGAGCTGAAGGCTGCCTTTCGCAAGCTTGCGATGCAGTTCCATCCCGACCGCAATCCGGGGGATGATGCCTGCGAGGCGAAGTTCAAGGAAATCAACGAGGCCTACGAGACGCTGAAGGATCCGCAGAAGCGCGCGGCCTATGACCGTTTCGGCCATGCCGCGTTCGAGAACGGCGCCGGCGGAATGAACGGCGGCTTCTCCGGTGCCGGCGGCTTCGCCGACATCTTCGAGGACATCTTCGGCGACATGATGGGCGGCCGCCGCCGCTCCTCCGGCGGGCGCGAGCGCGGGGCGGACCTGCGCTACAACATGGAGATCAGCCTCGAGGAGGCCTTTGCCGGCAAGACCGCGCAGATCCGCGTGCCGACGTCGATCCAGTGCTCCGAATGTTCGGGCTCCGGCGCCAAGCCGGGCACCCAGCCGGTCACCTGCGCGATGTGCGGAGGCTCGGGCCGCGTCCGCGCCAGCCAGGGTTTCTTTTCGATCGAGCGCACCTGCCCCACCTGCCAGGGCCGGGGCCAGACGATCAAGGATCCGTGCGGCAAATGCGGCGGCCAGGGCCGCGTCACCGAGGAGCGCTCGCTTTCCGTCAACATCCCGGCGGGCATCGAGGACGGCACCCGCATCCGTCTCGCCAATGAAGGCGAGGCTGGTGCACGCGGCGGGCCGGCGGGTGATCTCTACATCTTCCTGTCGGTCAAGCCGCATGAGTTCTTCCAGCGCGACGGCGCCGATCTCTACTGCAAGGTGCCGATCTCCATGACGACCGCAGCGCTCGGCGGAACCTTCGAGGTGGCGACGCTCGACGGCACGCAGACTCGCGTCAAAGTCACCGAGGGCACCCAGAACGGCAAGCAGTTCCGCCTCAAGGGCAAGGGCATGCCGGTGCTGCGCCAGCCCGCGGTCGGCGACCTCTACATTCAAGTGGCGGTCGAGACGCCCCAGAGCCTGACCAAGCGCCAGCGCGAGCTCCTGGAGGAGTTCGAGCAGATCTCCTCCACCGAAAATTCGCCCCAGTCGAACGGCTTCTTCTCGCGCATGAAGGACTTCTTCGAGTCCTTCGGCCAGTGA
- a CDS encoding transglutaminase-like cysteine peptidase, translating to MTAFRAAATTRLRLATAALCLLAAPALASAAAPMATGGLTSQPIGHYEFCKANPAECSIRPRDEGPLALTPALMRQLKSVNAFVNHSIKPMNDFDIYGKDEVWAYPDQIGAGDCEDYVLEKRRMLAAKGISLSNLLITVVRKPDGEGHAVLSVRTSQGDYILDNLSESVKLWTETPYRFLKRQASEHTGRWVTIRGESAPLVGSVK from the coding sequence ATGACTGCCTTCCGGGCTGCCGCGACGACGCGCCTGCGCCTCGCAACGGCCGCCCTGTGCCTGCTCGCGGCGCCTGCGCTCGCGTCGGCCGCAGCGCCGATGGCGACCGGTGGTCTCACCTCGCAGCCGATCGGCCATTACGAGTTCTGCAAGGCCAACCCGGCGGAGTGCTCCATCCGGCCGCGGGACGAGGGTCCGCTGGCGCTGACGCCGGCCCTGATGCGCCAGCTCAAGTCGGTCAACGCCTTCGTCAACCATTCGATCAAGCCGATGAACGACTTCGACATCTACGGCAAGGACGAGGTCTGGGCCTATCCGGACCAGATCGGCGCCGGCGATTGCGAGGACTACGTTCTCGAAAAGCGCCGGATGCTGGCGGCCAAGGGCATCTCCCTGTCGAACCTGCTGATCACCGTGGTCCGCAAGCCCGACGGCGAAGGCCATGCGGTGCTTTCCGTCCGCACCAGCCAGGGCGACTACATCCTCGACAATCTCTCCGAGAGCGTGAAGCTGTGGACCGAGACGCCCTATCGCTTCCTCAAGCGCCAGGCCAGCGAGCATACCGGCCGCTGGGTGACCATCCGCGGCGAATCCGCTCCGCTGGTCGGCTCGGTCAAGTAG
- a CDS encoding complex I NDUFA9 subunit family protein — protein MTLITETSKLVTVFGGSGFIGRHTVRALARRGYRVRVAVRRPDLAGHLQPLGNVGQIQAVQANLRVRWSVDRAVEGADHVINLVGILHESGRQSFNAVQAFGARAVAEAARAVGAKMTQMSAIGADGASESDYARTKALGEEAVLSTLPDANVIRSSIVFGPEDAFFNRFAAMARFSPVLPLIGGGTTRYQPVYVVDVAEALALTVDGKARPGATYELGGPEVLTFRECMEHMLKVVERKRMLVSVPWPVARLQGAILGMLPNPLLTSDQVRLLRNDNVVSDAANAEGRTLSGLGVTPESVDAILPSYLWRYRVAGQYQDEFGLIGAGDRQHAGCHPWMSPHVTELITVA, from the coding sequence ATGACCCTGATCACGGAAACGTCGAAACTCGTCACCGTTTTCGGCGGTTCTGGCTTCATCGGCCGGCATACGGTCCGCGCGCTTGCCCGCCGCGGCTATCGCGTCCGCGTGGCCGTGCGGCGGCCCGATCTCGCAGGTCATCTCCAGCCGCTCGGCAATGTCGGCCAGATCCAGGCCGTCCAGGCCAATCTGCGCGTGCGCTGGTCGGTCGACCGGGCGGTCGAGGGCGCCGATCACGTCATCAACCTCGTCGGCATCCTGCATGAGTCCGGCCGCCAGTCGTTCAACGCGGTTCAGGCGTTCGGCGCCCGCGCCGTGGCGGAGGCCGCCCGCGCGGTCGGCGCCAAGATGACGCAGATGTCGGCGATCGGTGCCGACGGCGCGTCCGAATCGGACTATGCGCGGACCAAGGCGCTCGGCGAGGAAGCGGTCCTGTCGACGCTGCCCGATGCCAACGTCATCCGCTCCTCCATCGTCTTCGGGCCGGAAGACGCGTTCTTCAACCGCTTCGCCGCCATGGCCCGCTTTTCGCCCGTCCTGCCGCTGATCGGCGGCGGCACGACCCGCTACCAGCCGGTCTATGTGGTCGACGTCGCCGAGGCGTTGGCGCTGACGGTCGACGGGAAGGCCAGGCCGGGCGCGACCTATGAGCTCGGCGGTCCGGAAGTCCTTACCTTCCGCGAGTGCATGGAGCACATGCTCAAGGTGGTCGAACGCAAGCGCATGCTGGTGTCCGTGCCGTGGCCGGTCGCGAGGCTTCAGGGCGCTATCCTCGGCATGCTGCCCAATCCGCTGCTGACGTCGGATCAGGTGAGGCTGCTCCGCAACGACAATGTTGTCTCCGATGCTGCCAATGCCGAGGGCCGCACGCTCTCCGGTCTCGGCGTGACCCCGGAATCGGTCGATGCGATCCTGCCTTCCTACCTCTGGCGCTACCGCGTGGCAGGCCAGTACCAAGACGAATTTGGCTTGATCGGCGCCGGAGATCGGCAGCACGCCGGCTGTCACCCCTGGATGTCGCCGCATGTGACGGAATTGATCACGGTCGCGTGA
- a CDS encoding polyhydroxyalkanoate depolymerase codes for MFYQLYEMNHAAVQPMRAMADATRILYSHPLNPFAQTPWGRSIAGLAELFERTTRRYGKPEFGLTSTIVDWKPVAVSEEVVWSSPFCRLLHFKRDLPKGRKPDRKLLMVAPMSGHYATLLRGTVESMLPYAEVYITDWVDARTIPLSAGRFDLDDYVDHIIDMLHELGPDTHVMAVCQPSVPVLMAAAVMEKRGDPMAPSTMVLMGGPIDTRINPTAVNRLAEERGIDWFRENVVMTVPWPNNGFMRQVYPGFLQLGGFMGMNLDRHISAHKDFFFHLVKNDGDSAEKHREFYDEYLAVMDLTAEFYLQTVDSVFVKHLLPKGEMKHRGELIDCSKIRNVALMTVEGENDDISGVGQTQAAHTLCRNIPDDMRVHYVQPAVGHYGVFNGSRYRSEILPRIVDFQASFGQSAREAVRKRLRRPDTV; via the coding sequence ATGTTTTATCAGCTGTACGAAATGAACCATGCCGCGGTCCAGCCGATGCGAGCCATGGCCGATGCGACCCGGATCCTCTATTCCCATCCGCTCAACCCGTTTGCCCAGACGCCCTGGGGGCGATCGATCGCCGGCCTGGCGGAGCTGTTCGAGCGCACGACCCGCCGCTACGGCAAGCCGGAGTTCGGGCTGACCTCGACCATCGTGGACTGGAAGCCGGTTGCGGTGAGCGAGGAGGTCGTCTGGTCGAGCCCGTTCTGCCGCCTTCTGCATTTCAAGCGTGACCTGCCGAAGGGCCGCAAGCCCGACCGCAAGCTTCTCATGGTTGCGCCGATGTCGGGCCACTATGCCACGCTGCTGCGCGGCACCGTCGAATCCATGCTGCCCTATGCCGAGGTTTACATCACTGACTGGGTGGATGCGCGCACCATTCCGCTCTCGGCGGGGCGGTTCGACCTCGACGACTATGTCGACCATATCATCGACATGTTGCACGAACTCGGGCCAGACACGCATGTGATGGCGGTGTGCCAGCCCTCGGTTCCGGTGCTCATGGCCGCCGCCGTGATGGAAAAGCGCGGCGATCCGATGGCGCCGTCCACCATGGTGCTGATGGGCGGCCCGATCGACACCCGGATCAATCCGACGGCAGTGAACCGGCTTGCGGAAGAGCGCGGCATAGACTGGTTCCGCGAGAATGTCGTGATGACCGTGCCTTGGCCGAACAATGGCTTCATGCGCCAGGTCTATCCGGGCTTCCTGCAACTCGGCGGCTTCATGGGCATGAACCTCGACCGCCACATCAGCGCGCACAAGGATTTCTTCTTCCACCTTGTGAAGAACGACGGCGACAGCGCCGAGAAGCATCGCGAGTTCTACGACGAATATCTCGCCGTGATGGACCTGACCGCGGAATTCTACCTCCAGACCGTCGACAGCGTCTTCGTGAAACACCTGCTTCCGAAGGGCGAGATGAAGCATCGCGGCGAGCTGATCGACTGTTCGAAGATCCGCAACGTCGCGCTGATGACGGTCGAGGGCGAGAATGACGACATTTCAGGCGTCGGCCAGACCCAGGCCGCGCACACGCTCTGCCGCAACATTCCCGACGACATGCGGGTGCACTATGTCCAGCCGGCCGTCGGGCACTACGGCGTGTTCAACGGGTCGCGCTACCGTTCGGAGATCCTGCCGCGAATCGTCGATTTCCAGGCAAGCTTCGGCCAATCGGCGCGCGAGGCCGTCAGGAAGCGCCTTCGGCGGCCCGATACCGTCTGA
- the dnaK gene encoding molecular chaperone DnaK: MAKVIGIDLGTTNSCVAVMDGKEPKVIENAEGARTTPSIVAFTGDGERLVGQPAKRQAVTNPENTIFAVKRLIGRRFDDPVTEKDKGLVPYKIVKGDNGDAWVEADGKKQSPSQISAMTLQKMKETAEAYLGEKVEKAVITVPAYFNDAQRQATKDAGRIAGLEVLRIINEPTAAALAYGLDKKKSGTIAVYDLGGGTFDISILEIGDGVFEVKSTNGDTFLGGEDFDMRLVEYLAAEFKKEQGIDLKNDKLALQRLKEAAEKAKIELSSSAQTEINLPFITADASGPKHLTMKLTRAKFEQLVDDLVQRTIEPCKAALKDAGIRAGEVDEVVLVGGMTRMPKIQEIVKQFFGKDPHKGVNPDEVVALGAAIQAGVLQGDVKDVLLLDVTPLSLGIETLGGVFTRLIDRNTTIPTKKSQVFSTAEDSQSAVTIRVFQGEREMAADNKLLGQFDLVGIPPAPRGVPQIEVTFDIDANGIVNVSAKDKGTGKEHQIRIQASGGLSDADIEKMVKDAEANAEADKKRRALVEARNQAEALVHSSEKSLKEYGDKVSEADRTAISDAISALKTASEGDDVEDIKAKTNALAEAAMKLGQAMYEASQAEAAEADARADAEKAGDDVVDADFEDLDDDKKKSA; the protein is encoded by the coding sequence ATGGCTAAAGTCATCGGTATCGACCTCGGCACCACCAATTCCTGTGTGGCCGTCATGGACGGCAAGGAGCCGAAGGTCATTGAAAACGCGGAAGGCGCGCGCACCACGCCTTCGATCGTCGCCTTCACTGGCGACGGCGAACGTCTCGTCGGCCAGCCGGCCAAGCGCCAGGCGGTCACGAACCCCGAAAACACCATCTTTGCGGTCAAGCGCCTGATCGGCCGTCGCTTCGACGACCCGGTCACCGAGAAGGACAAGGGCCTCGTCCCCTACAAGATCGTCAAGGGCGACAATGGCGACGCCTGGGTGGAGGCAGACGGCAAGAAGCAGTCGCCCTCGCAGATTTCCGCCATGACGCTGCAGAAGATGAAGGAGACGGCGGAAGCCTATCTCGGCGAGAAGGTCGAGAAGGCGGTCATCACCGTTCCGGCCTACTTCAACGACGCCCAGCGCCAGGCCACCAAGGACGCCGGCCGGATCGCCGGTCTCGAAGTCCTGCGCATCATCAACGAGCCGACGGCGGCTGCACTTGCCTATGGCCTCGACAAGAAGAAGTCCGGCACGATCGCGGTCTACGACCTCGGCGGCGGCACCTTCGACATCTCGATCCTCGAGATCGGCGACGGCGTCTTCGAGGTGAAGTCGACCAATGGCGACACCTTCCTCGGCGGCGAGGACTTCGACATGCGCCTGGTCGAATACCTGGCGGCGGAGTTCAAGAAGGAGCAGGGCATCGACCTGAAGAACGACAAGCTCGCTCTGCAGCGCCTCAAGGAGGCCGCGGAGAAGGCGAAGATCGAGCTCTCCTCATCGGCCCAGACCGAGATCAACCTGCCGTTCATCACGGCGGACGCCTCCGGTCCCAAGCACCTGACGATGAAGCTGACCCGCGCCAAGTTCGAGCAGCTCGTCGACGATCTCGTTCAGCGCACGATCGAGCCTTGCAAGGCGGCGCTCAAGGATGCCGGCATCCGTGCAGGGGAGGTCGACGAGGTCGTCCTGGTCGGCGGCATGACCCGCATGCCCAAGATCCAGGAGATCGTGAAGCAGTTCTTCGGCAAGGACCCGCACAAGGGCGTCAACCCTGATGAGGTGGTGGCACTCGGCGCGGCCATTCAGGCGGGCGTGCTGCAGGGCGACGTCAAGGACGTGCTGCTGCTCGACGTGACCCCGCTGTCGCTGGGCATCGAGACGCTGGGTGGCGTGTTCACCCGCCTGATCGACCGCAACACGACGATCCCGACCAAGAAGAGCCAGGTGTTCTCCACGGCCGAGGATTCGCAGTCGGCGGTGACGATCCGCGTCTTCCAGGGCGAGCGCGAGATGGCGGCGGACAACAAGCTGCTTGGCCAGTTCGATCTGGTCGGCATCCCGCCGGCACCGCGCGGCGTGCCGCAGATCGAGGTCACGTTCGACATCGACGCCAACGGCATCGTCAACGTCTCGGCCAAGGACAAGGGCACCGGCAAGGAGCACCAGATCCGCATCCAGGCGTCGGGCGGCCTGTCGGACGCCGACATCGAAAAGATGGTCAAGGACGCCGAGGCGAACGCCGAGGCCGACAAGAAGCGCCGTGCGCTGGTCGAGGCCCGCAATCAGGCCGAGGCCCTGGTCCACTCGTCCGAGAAGTCGCTGAAGGAATATGGCGACAAGGTCTCGGAGGCTGACCGCACCGCGATCTCCGATGCCATCTCGGCGCTGAAGACCGCGTCGGAAGGCGACGACGTCGAGGACATCAAGGCCAAGACCAATGCGCTGGCCGAGGCCGCGATGAAGCTCGGCCAGGCGATGTACGAGGCCTCGCAGGCGGAGGCCGCCGAGGCCGACGCCCGGGCAGATGCCGAAAAGGCCGGCGACGACGTTGTCGACGCCGACTTCGAGGACCTCGACGACGACAAGAAGAAGTCCGCCTGA